One window from the genome of Magnolia sinica isolate HGM2019 chromosome 4, MsV1, whole genome shotgun sequence encodes:
- the LOC131244148 gene encoding pentatricopeptide repeat-containing protein At2g44880-like: MLSQGSVPPDKFTFPFLLKACAHLQALHGGEQLHSHVLKSGLASDPVVRNALINVYAQIGMLESARWVFDRNPQRDSVSWNSLIGGYLKHGHVEEVGRLFPQMPHQKTLFSWNIMISGCAKSGRPKLAKSLLLQLLSEFSNSNSPISLTRLISLYMEVGEVEAARRVFDSMGEKDIVCWSCMISGYVRSGHYMEALRLFKEMQQVEENIKPDKVLLVSIVS, encoded by the coding sequence ATGCTTAGCCAAGGCTCCGTCCCTCCAGACAAGTTCACCTTCCCCTTCCTTCTCAAGGCATGCGCACACCTTCAAGCGCTCCACGGAGGAGAACAACTGCACTCCCACGTCCTCAAATCCGGCCTTGCCTCTGACCCTGTCGTGAGGAATGCGCTTATCAACGTTTATGCGCAAATTGGGATGCTGGAATCCGCACGCTGGGTGTTCGATAGAAATCCTCAACGGGACTCCGTTTCCTGGAATTCTTTAATTGGTGGGTATTTGAAGCATGGACACGTTGAGGAAGTAGGTCGCCTCTTCCCGCAGATGCCTCACCAGAAGACTCTTTTCTCTTGGAACATAATGATCTCGGGGTGTGCCAAGTCCGGACGGCCTAAACTTGCCAAGTcccttctccttcaacttctttcCGAATTCAGCAACAGCAACTCGCCCATTTCCCTCACTCGTCTCATCTCCCTCTACATGGAGGTCGGGGAGGTGGAGGCTGCACGTCGGGTGTTTGATAGTATGGGCGAAAAGGATATTGTGTGCTGGAGTTGCATGATTTCTGGATACGTGCGCAGCGGCCACTACATGGAGGCATTAAGGCTCTTCAAAGAGATGCAGCAGGTTGAGGAAAACATAAAGCCGGACAAGGTGTTGCTGGTTAGCATTGTCTCATAA